The DNA sequence GCTATTTTCAGAAGGAGATGGGGGTGTTGTTAAGCAGGCTACAAATAAGAACTTGAATTTTTTTGTTCATCCATAGAGCCTTTTTTCCCCATTATAATGCTTTATTAAAACAAGTACCTGCAGTAAAGTCATTACCAAATCACAAAGCAAAACGCATGCCCAGCCGGATCAATCATTGTGATCCATTTTTCAGGATCATATTGGACTTTGGCTTTTACTGCCCCACAGGAAAGAGCGTGCTGTGCGGCAAGCTCCAATTGTTCTTTGTCACGAACCGTAAAGTCCAAATGCGCCATCTGTTGCTGAGCAACCTGTTCTTCCGGCCAGACAGGCGGGGTATATGCGCCGTTTTGCTGGAAGGCAATTTTGACGCCGCCTGACGGGGAAATAATATCTTTCCATTCGCTGTCCTCTGCGTAGTGTTTCTTCCACCCCAAAAGACGGATGTAAAAGTCAGACAGTGCCGCAGTGTCTTTGCATTCCAATACAATTGCATCCAGAGCAATAGGAAACATCATGTCAGTGCCTGATTTTTTCATGGTTCTCCTTCCGTTTCTGCCCTTGTTATAAAGTCGGAGGGTACAGTTAAACAAACTGTACCCTCCGGTGTAGTATATTCTTGTCTTCCGTAAATTACAGCTAATACAAAAACGCAGTCTGAAGATAGATACCTCTTAAACAGGATAAAATAGTCGCAGTATATCTAGAACAGAGACAATGTTTTCGACATATTTCGACATATTTTGCTATACTTCATTATATATCTTGTGGTTTTGCTTGTCAACATTACTAGAATACCAAGCAAAAAAAGCTATTCAGATGAGATCTAATGAAAAATGCAGGCTTTTTTCGTCTATTTTCGAAAAATACGCCGTCAGCATAGTAGTCACATCTGAAAGGAGTTAAAACGCAATGTCGCGAAAAGGAGAAAACATTTATAAACGTAAGGATGGCCGATGGGAGGGGAGGTTGTTAAAGCCGGATGGGCGGTATCAATATTTTTATGCCAAAAGCTATCGGGAAGTACGAATAAAAATGAGAGAAGCCCCCAAACACAATGTAAATAAGAATACCAAAGCTGAATGCAACAAATTGGATGCGGCGGATTTGTTTGAGACTTGGCTAACGGGCAGTGCTTTAAACCGCGTAAAGCCTTCCACTTACGAAAGTTATTATTATTGTATTTATGGCTACGTGATTCCGCACTTCTCTCTTGCAGACAACAGAGAGATGACGAGCTTATCTATTGCTCGTTTCGTAAATAAAGTTGCTAACAATGCATCCATCTCCGAAACGTACAGAAAAAAAATTCTTTCTATTTTCAAACTAGCACTTCGAGAAATATGCAAAAGCATTCCCGAATCAGCTTCTTTAATTGAAGCAGTAACTCTGCCAAAGGTAATAGCTCCTAAAGAAATATCGATTTTCTCAATAAAAGAGCAGCGACTAATTGAGCATACAGTGGAAAGCTCCAAAAATAAAAAGGCCTTGGGAATTCTTATTTGTTTTTATACAGGCATCCGTTTGGGGGAGCTATGCGCCTTAAAATGGAGAGATATTGATTTTGAAGCAGGCACGGTATGTATTAGGCGAACCGTATCGCGCATACGTAACTTTGATGAGGGAAATTGTAAAACATTGCTGCATGTGGGGACTCCCAAAAGTAGATCTTCTTTAAGAAAAATTCCACTGCCCACATTTTTGATAAGTCTTTTAAACAATATGCATCCCAGCCTTATGAACGACGACTGCTATATTCTTACAGGGAATTCAGAGCCTTATGACCCACGGATTTACCAAAGACAGTATAAAAAGATTTTGACACAAGCAGGTGTAACAGACCGCAAGTTTCACACCATTCGCCATACCTTTGCAACAAGGGCGTTGGAACTTGGCGTTGATATCAAAACCTTAAGTGAGATACTCGGGCATTCTAATGTTAGCATTACACTCAATGTCTATGCACATTCTCTAATGGAACACAAAAAAGCCGCCATTGATAAATTTAACGAGATGCACACAGCGCATATGTAACTTACAGTTTCCGCCGTCAATTTTGCCGTCACACCTAACCTGATTTCCCTATAAATACGAATGAATTGCTGCAAATGCGCTGTTCTAGATATACTGCGACTATGCAGGGCGACCGCTAAGAGTATTATAACTCAATGGATGAATTGTATTCCGTGCATAGAAACTATATTCTTGTTCTTTCATTAATAGCGGTCAGTTTCGTTATACTGACCTTGCAACCGAACCAAATGACCCATGACCTATCCAACTGCTTGTTATGGGTGATTAAGAAATTTATTACTAGGACGATAATCTAAACATATGCAACTCAACAATTACATTACACGTGAATTTAGCTTGAGGGAGCAATCTGTATTGCGGCGTTTACAGCTCATTTTTCATTATTCTCACAAATAGGAATACTGCAAGGGATACATGAGAGGCGCTAAAAGCGGTTACACCTGTGGGCAGAGGGGCTGTTGCCGACAACGGAAGGCATTGCACCAAATGCATCACCCTACCACTCCACTGATCATAGCCTGAAAGGCCTTGCACTCATATACCAATGGTTATTTACACCAAACAAATATTAGTATTAGAAAGAGGGCCCCAAAATGAAAAAGTGGTTTGAAAACTTACAGATTTCAAAAAAACTCTCAACAAGCTTCCTGTGTGTCGTTTTATTATCCGTTATAATAGGCGTTGTTGGCATTGTTTCAATTTATCGTATTGACACCAACGATACCAAACTCTATGAAGAAGATACCTTAGGACTCAATTATGCCGGAGAAGCGGCTGTCCAGTTTATGCAGGTTCGCTATAGCTCTATTCGTCGTCAAAACACAAAGGATCCTGCGGCAATAAAAGAATTGGTGGAAACGATTAATAACAATATTATACAGATTGATACCTCACTCCACAATTTTGATTTGGCTGTAAAAGATCCCCTGCTTTTGGCGTTGACCGCTGAAATGAGGGGGGACTGGGATGAATATAAGGCTAATGTGACAAAAGAAAATGAGGCCGCACTTCAAGGACAAACGGTTGCTTTTTCTCAATCAATGGACGATCTGGCAAACGAACTGCGGGATGATTTTTTAAGTCTGTTTGATAAAGTCTCGGAAGAAGCTGAAGTTACAGCTGAAGGCAATACGGTAAGTGCGAGAATCGCCATTGTTATAATGGTAGCTGTTATTATCTTTTCTGCGGCTTTGGCACTGTTATTTTCTCAGTATATATCCTTTATTATCAGCAAACCGATTCAAATGTTATCCACGGTTTCCGGCATGCTTGCTGTGGGCGATGTTAATATTGACAATGTAATTGATGAAAAGGACTGGCTGCTAAAACACAGAAAGGACGAGGTTGGAGTTCTTGCCTTATCGTTTAACCATTTAATAGCCAGCACAAAGGAGCAGGTGCATCAAACCCAGATTGTTGCAGAAGGCGATCTTACCACTGCAATCACAGTCAGAGGTGAAAATGACCTGCTCGGACATTCTCTGGCCGAACTGGTTAGAAAATTCCACACCCTGGCTTCTTCTATTTCAGCAACATCGGAACAGGTGAACATCGGTGCCGAACAGGTTTCGGATGGCGCACAAGCACTATCCTCGGGCACGACAGAGCAGGCGGCTACCATTGAAGAATTGACTGCTTCTGTGACAAGTGTTGCCCGGCAGTCTGAGCTAAACGCTGTAAGCGTTCAAAAGGCCTCGGAATATGTAAAACAGGCTGGAGAAGGCGTAGAGGCAAGTAATGTACATATGCAGAAGCTGAATAATGCAATGAAAGAAATCAGTGCTTCCTCTGAGCAAATATCCAGCATTACTAAGGTAATTGAGGATATTGCATTTCAAACGAATATTCTAGCGCTTAACGCAGCCATTGAAGCTGCCCGTGCCGGCTCCGCCGGAAAAGGCTTTGCTGTGGTTGCCGATGAGGTTCGCAGTCTTGCCGCAAAATCTTCTGAAGCCGCAAAACAGACTTCAGATTTAATTGATAAATCTGTTGCAACAGTAGCAGGGGGCGAGCTGTTGGCCGCTGAAACATCAAAGCTGCTGAGCACTGTATCAGAAAAAGCAGAACTTGTTCAGCAATCAATTGAGGATATTGAACGGGCATCTGCCCAGCAGGCGGAAGCGATTGGGGAGATTAATCAGGGCTTGTCTCAAGTATCCTCTGTTGTTCAAACGAATGCGGCCACTGCAGAAGAAAGCTCCGCTGCCAGTGAGGAGTTAGCCACTCAAGCGCAAGCCTTGCAACACGAGGTAAAGAAATTTAAGCTTCATGATGATAACAATACCCATAGTATTTTTGAAAATCCAGAACTGCCGATAAAATCCAGAAGCGATGAAACTCACTTTTCGCTGGTAGGAGCGGCTGGCTTGGAGAAATATTGATTACAGGTGAAAAAAGGGGAGTTTAGTTTGAAACAAACTGCAACCAACACCTCGTAAAAAGAGCATAGCCAAGCTAACTGTCCGAAAACAGCAAAACACACACCAGCGAACTGCACTATTTCGCCAACCTTTTAATCCACAATCCAAGTTTCGGGGAGTAAGCCCCGCCCATTCCACAGAGCATAGTCTAGCAAATTGAGACGGTATTTATACCCCAAGCGATTGGCGCCCATGTTTCATGCTTTGTTGGTGCCTTTCGCAGAAAGGAATGGTCTTTAATATGAGCAAACAGGAACTATGGCAGATTGAGTACAACGACGAAAACACCACCGACAATCGGTATCTAACATTTCGTGCAGACAATCAATTGTTTGGCATTTCTATTAGAGAAGTGGTTCAGATTGTTGGGATGCAGGAAATTACCCAGTTGCCTGATCACCCATCCTACATAAAGGGCGTAATCAGCCTGCGAGAAGACATTATTCCGGTAATTGATGTGCGGGTGCGCTTTGGCAGACCTCAAGGCGCTTACGATGACAGAACCTGCATTATTATCACTAAGCTGCCAGAAGGAAGTTATGGATTTATTGTAGATGAGGTGGATGAAGTTTGCGATTTATTACCCGAGCAAATTATTCTGCCTCCGCAAGTGAAATCAGAAATATCCAACTGCAGGTATTTAAAAGGAATTGCCCATCTTTCAAAAGGATTGGATAAAAGAGAAAAGACTATACTTATAATTGTTGCTTCCGAGTTGCTTGAGGAACACGAATTAGTTGAATTATCACGAGTTACAGAAAATTAAAGGGGAAATGACCATCCATGTTGAAAAGAATGAGACTTTCATCGAAATTGGCTGTTATTCTTGGAGGAATTTTAATCATTGTTTTTTCAGGGCTTATATTTCTGACGGTAAGCCTTTCTCGTTCCTCTATTTCCTCGGCAGTGTATGCAGAACTGGAAGAAAGGGCGCAACTAAACGCATTTCAAATCCAACAAATATTTGAGGCCGCAGGTTCTGCTGCTCTTGATATGAATTCCTACTTGGAAAAGGCTTATAAGATTGCTGAGCAAAAGCCGGAACAAATGATTCTTCCAACAGATCCCGCAATTGTGGCTTTGCATCAAAGCAGCATATATAATCGGACGATCACCCCCCTGAATTTTGATGTGGAGCAGTATATTACAGAAACTGCACGTAACCTGGTAAAAAACAACGATGATGTAACGGGCATGGGCGTAATGTTCGAACCGTATAAATTTCAGGATAATATAAAGAGCTATGCATTTTATCTTGATAAGAACACTGTTCAGGATGATATTAAGCCTTTTGCTGAATATGAAACTTATTCCATAGAGTCATATTATAAAGAGGCCTCCCAAAGTGGGCAAATCGGGCTTACTGATCCCTATGAATACGCCGGTGTAAAGATGATGTCATATGCCGTGCCTATTATTTATAACAGCGAGGTTCAGGGCGTTATCGTGGCAGATATAGATGTCGACCATTTCGATAAAATCAATGCATCAAGCCAGCGGTACGAATCTATGTATGCCATTATCTATGATAATACCGGGACCATCATTTACAGCAGTGCAGAGGCTGCCGAAGCTGGCATGACGATAGGAAAATATACGCCTGTTGCATCCGAACTGGAACTAGTACGATCTAACATGGATAAAGGAGAAGCATTCCATGTAGAAACGACAAGGGAGAATGGGGCAAAATTTGCTCGGTTTTTCTACCCAATTAAGGCTGGAAATGAAGTTTGGTGGGCGTTAACCGCTGTTGCCAGCGCAGACGTAAATAAAACAGCAACACAGACTTCGCTGTTGTTGATAGGTGTTTGTGCGGTGGTTCTCGTTCTTCTGATTATTGTAACGATCACCGTGCTTCAAAGGATGCTCCGCCCCATGCAAACAGTGGTAAAAGCGGCCGAGAGTATTTCACAGGGCAGTCTGGATGTAAACATTCAGTATTCCTCACACGACGAAATTGGTATTCTATCCAATACCTTTTGCTCTATGGCAGGAAACCTTAAAACCATTATCAACGATATCGGATATTTGCTTGGTGAAATGGCAGAAGGTAACTTTGATATTAGATCGGGTGCGGAGGAAAATTATGTAGGAGATTATCGAAAATTACTGCTTTCCATACGTCAGCTGCATGGAAAGATGAGTGATACCCTACATAAGATCAGTCAATCGGCTGACATGGTGGATGCTGGAGCCAGCCAGGTATCCGATGGTGCACAGGCACTTTCCCAGGGAACCACCGAACAGGCTGCATCGTCGGAAGAGCTTGCTGCCGCAATTAACGATATCTCCAAGCAGGTTACCGATACAGCGGCAAACGCCAAGGATGCCATTCAAAAAGCGGAGATCACGGGCGCTCAGGTTGAACACAGCAATCAGCAAATGCAAGACCTGCTGGTCGCTATGAGTGATATTACGGCTTCTTCCCATGAAATCAGCAAAATTATTAAAACAATCGAGGATATTGCGTTTCAGACCAACATTCTTGCATTAAATGCCGCAGTAGAGGCGGCCCGTGCAGGAAGTGCGGGAAAGGGCTTTGCAGTGGTGGCCGACGAAGTAAGAAACCTTGCTGCTAAATCAGCAGAAGCATCTAAGAATACATCTATGCTGATTGAACGCTCCCTGCACTCTGTGCAGAGTGGCGCACGTTTCGCAGAAGAAACAGCAGAGTCCTTACAGCTTGTTATCAAGGGCGCAGAAGAAACAATTGCATCGATGGCTGGAATCTCTGCAGCGGCTGTGGAGCAAGCTGCCGCTATTTCGCAGGTCACCCAAGGAGTGGATCAGATATCGTCCGTTGTTCAGACAAACTCCGCTACGGCGGAGGAATCAGCGGCAGCTAGCGAGGAATTATCCTCTCAGGCAGCGGTGCTTAAAGAACTTGTGTCACAATTCAAATATAGAATTGATTTGAACCAGGACAGTCAGAACACTGCCGCTTATGCATTGGAATGGAAAGAAGACCATTCTAAATAATCCTGCTTTTTCCCGGCCTTGGGCGTAATGATTGTGCTGCTCACGCTATTCCAGCGCTGAACAATGGCACAAAAGCCATGGGAAAAACAAGGGTGGACGCCGATCTTATCGGTGTCCACCCTTGTTTCATAATTTAACTGTACAATTTTCTCAGACATGGTTTGCTGTCTCCTTTCAGAATGGTGTGTGGTAACTTCATTCAATCAAAGACCGCTTACCTTGTCCCTATCCTTTTCAAACTCGCATAAATATAAGCAAAATAAAAACCGCCGATTAAAAATCGACGGTTTTTTGATGGTGGAAATGAAATTATGGGACTTGGAAAAATCCAGTAGAATCAGTTCCATCAAGCGCTACTAGAAGGTTGGGAATCAAATGCGATAATCATCTTTCAATGCTTCCATCAGCCCATACTCCAGTAAAATCTCTTCCAGACGTTCCTGTGTCATTGGTTTGGGTATGGTAAAATGGGTGTTTTCGTTAATAGCTTTGGCAAGCTGGTGATATTCTTCGGCCTGCTGTGAATCTGGCTCATACTCGATCACCGTTTTGCGGTTGATTTCAGCACGCTGCACCACGTTATCACGGGGCACAAAATAGATAAGCTGTGTGCCCAGCTCTGCTGAAAAGGCTCGCAACAAATCAATTTCCCGGTCTACATTACGGCTGTTGCAAATAATACCACCGATTCGCACGCCGCCCTTTTGTGCAAATTTAGCAACTCCCTTTGCAATATTATTTGCGGCGTACAGCGCCATCATTTCACCACTTGCCACAATATAGATTTCTTTGGCTTTTCCTTCACGGATCGGCATGGCAAATCCACCACAAACAACATCGCCCAGAACGTCATAAAAAACGTAATCAAGATCCTCTGTATAGGCGCCAAGCTGCTCCAGCAAACCGATGGACGTAATAATCCCGCGTCCGGCGCATCCAACACCAGGCTCCGGTCCTCCAGACTCCACGCACTTGATCCCGCCGAATCCGGTGCGCAAAATGCTGTCCAGCTCAACGTCATCGCCTGTTTCACGCAGCGTATCCAGAACGGTGCGCTGTGCAAGCGTTCCCAACAAAAGCCTTGTGGAATCTGCCTTTGGGTCGCAGCCAACCACCATAATCTTTTTGCCGCTTTCTGCAAGTCCGGCGGTCAGATTCTGGGTTGTGGTGGATTTCCCAATACCACCCTTTCCGTAAATGGCAATCTGCCTCATTTCCTTACTCATCTGTCTTTATCCTCCCTAATTTATATGGTATACTCCGGCTGCGGCAATGCGCTTGCCAGATGAAGCTTTTCTAAAATATCCCGGCGAATGGACAAAAATTCTGTACCTCCCCGGTGGCGCGGGTGTGGAAGATGAATCTCCATGATCTCGCTGATTTTTCCCGGGCGGGGAGTCATAACTACAATCCGGTCGGAAAGGTAAATTGCTTCGTCCACGTCATGTGTTACCAGAATCATGGTTGTTTCATTTTCTTTGCGCAACTCCAGCAGCTTATCTTGAATGTCGGCACGAGTAAAAGAATCTAGTGCGCCTATGGGTTCATCGAGGAGCAGCACTGTGGGGTTGTTAATCAGCGCCCGGGCAATCGCAACACGCTGAGCCATACCACCGCTGATTTGATGTGGAAAAGACTTTTCAAATCCGGTCAGGCCGATCAGATCTATATAATGCGCTACACGGTCTTTATTCTCTTTATAAACATGGCGTGCCTTGCGCCCGGTAGCAATATTCTTTTCAACAGTTAACCATTGGAAAAGACCGCCGTTCTGAAATACATAGCCGCGCTGCGGATCGGGTTCTAAAATCTGCTCCCCATTCAGGGTAAGGGTTCCGATTTCCGGTTTGTCGAGGCCTGCAATCAGGCGCAGCAGTTGGGCAAAGTAAAGAACATTATCATAAACCCTGGTTGCACTTTCCACCCGGTCAGCGGCAGCGGGATAGGCATAGCTCTTAACCAGTTCAACCGCCAGCTCTTTGTCTTCAATCTGCGCATATTTACTGTCAGCAGCAGTGATAAAATGCAAGAAAGTGGCAATTAAAAAATGCAGTTTTTTGGCGGTTGGGAGTGACATATGATACACTTTTTCTGTCTGCCTGTGGGCAAGACAGGAAGGGTGACAGAATGGAAGGAGACAACTGGATGGATATCCGAAACGACCGGCAAAAAGGAATGAGCTACACAGAAATTGCCCGGAAATATCACATTGACCCGCGCACAGCAAAGAAGTATGCACAGAGCGACACGAAACCTGTGTACAGCCTGAGCGACCCAAAGCCATCAAAGCTGGACCCGTACAAGGAGCAAATCATGATCTGGCTGGAGGAAGCGCCGTACAGCGCACTGCGAATCTGGGAAAAGGTTAAGGAGCATGGATTTGACGGCAGCTACAGTGTGGTGAAGCATTTTGTGCGAGGGAAAAAAGAGCAGTTGGACGAGAAAGTAACGGTACGGTTTGAAACGATGCCGGGGCTGCAAGGTCAAGTAGACTGGGCATTCTTTGAAGATCATGTAGTGCCCCAAGATGGGAAGATGAAAAAACTGTACTGTTTTCTGATGGTACTGGGATACTCCCGAATGCGGTACATAGAGTTTGTGACAGACATGAGCACCAACACGCTAATCCGCTGCCATCAAAACGCATTTCGGTACTTTCAAGGGTACCCGGAGGAAATCCTGTACGACAACATGAAGCAGGTGGTCATTAAGCGGCTGCTGAAGCAAGAGGACAGTACCCTCAACCGACAGTTTGAGGACTTTGCGGGATTCTACGGGTTCAAGCCGGTGCTGTGCAGACCGTACCGGGGCCAGACAAAGGGCAAGGTGGAGCGGACGGTCGCCTTTGTGAGAGACAATTTCATGGTGGGGATCAAATACAATTCTTTGGACGGTCTCAATGGACAAGCGGTGGCTTGGTGCAACAAAGCGAATGGAAACGTCCATGCCACAACCGGGGAAGTTCCCTTTGAGAGACGAAAAAGCGAGGGGCTAAACCCTCTTTCCCGTGAATACATCATTGACAAAATCAATTTGAGGCGAGTACAAAAAGACTGCCTCATCTCGTATGCCGGCAATCAGTATTCTGTACCAGCAGAATACGTCGGCAGAGATGTGGCAGTCATTGCTTTGGACAACATGCTCGCCGCCTACTAGGTCGGAAAACAAATTGCCCTGCATCGGATATCGTACCAGAAAAAAGATATGGTAGTCAATGCACAGCATTACCGAAGATTAACGATGAAGCAGTCCTTCGACACCCAAAACACGCTGTTGGAAGGTAACAATGTCATTGATTTTCCCATCAAACCGCCAAGCTTGGATGTCTACGACGATGTGGCGGAGGTGGCGAAATATGAGTGAGGTCTTGTATGATCGGCTCAAAGAAAATCTGGAAGCCCTCAAAATGCGCAATACCCTGGAGATTTTGGACAACTACCTAGAACGGGCTATCAAAGATGAACTGAACATCGTGGATGTCCTCGACCACATCTTCACCGAAGAGGCACAGAGCAAGCGGCAGAGAGCCTATGAGAAGCAAATCCAGATGTCCGGGTTCCCCATCAAAAAGACGCTGGACGACTTCGATTTTTCTTTCCAGCCGTCCATCGACAAGCGTCAGATCGACGAGCTTTCTACCATGCGGTTCGTGGAGAATGCTGAGAATGTAGTGTTTTTGGGGCCACCTGGCGTTGGCAAAACCCATCTAGCCAATGCGCTGGGCATGGTTGCCGCAAAAAATCGCTACTCCACCTACTACATCAACTCTCATCATCGACGAAATCGGGTATTTGCCCATGGATATTCAGGGGGCTAACCTGTTCTTTCAGCTCATTGCCAAAAGATACGAGAAAGCCTCTACCATCTTTACCTCAAACAAGACCTTTTCCCAGTGGAATGAGGTTTTTGCCGATGTCACCATTGCTTCCGCTATCCTTGACAGGGTGCTGCATCACTGCACTGTTATCAACATCAAGGGCGAGAGCTATCGCCTGAAAGAGCGAAAAGAGTACATGAAGCAAAAGCAGCAAATAGTCAATACCCTGTTTGAGCAGAACGCTCAGTAATTTATCTTTATGCCCGACATTCCTCCCACCCAAAACCTACAAAATTTAATCGGCGTTTTCTTGCAAATTTAAATCGCCGTTGACAGTCGATCTGACGCTTGTCGATGGACGGCTGGAAAGAAAAATCGAAGTCGTCCAGCGTCTTTTTGATGGGGAACCCGGACATCTGGATTTGCTTCTCATAGGCTCTCTGCCGCTTGCTCTGTGCCTCTTCGGTGAAGATGTGGTCGAGGACATCCACGATGTTCAGTTCATCTTTGATAGCCCGTTCTAGGTAGTTGTCCAAAATCTCCAGGGTATTGCGCATTTTGAGGGCTTCCAGATTTTCTTTGAGCCGATCATACAAGACCTCACTCATATTTCGCCACCTCCGCCACATCGTCGTAGACATCCAAGCTTGGCGGTTTGATGGGAAAATCAATGACATTGTTACCTTCCAACAGCGTGTTTTGGGTGTCGAAGGACTGCTTCATCGTTAATCTTCGGTAATGCTGTGCATTGACTACCATATCTTTTTTCTGGTACGATATCCGATGCAGGGCAATTTGTTTTCCGACCTAGTAGGCGGCGAGCATGTTGTCCAAAGCAATGACTGCCACATCTCTGCCGACGTATTCTGCTGGTACAGAATACTGATTGCCGGCATACGAGATGAGGCAGTCTTTTTGTACTCGCCTCAAATTGATTTTGTCAATGATGTATTCACGGGAAAGAGGGTTTAGCCCCTCGCTTTTTCGTCTCTCAAAGGGAACTTCCCCGGTTGTGGCATGGACGTTTCCATTCGCTTTGTTG is a window from the Oscillospiraceae bacterium MB08-C2-2 genome containing:
- a CDS encoding VOC family protein, which codes for MKKSGTDMMFPIALDAIVLECKDTAALSDFYIRLLGWKKHYAEDSEWKDIISPSGGVKIAFQQNGAYTPPVWPEEQVAQQQMAHLDFTVRDKEQLELAAQHALSCGAVKAKVQYDPEKWITMIDPAGHAFCFVIW
- a CDS encoding site-specific integrase, translating into MSRKGENIYKRKDGRWEGRLLKPDGRYQYFYAKSYREVRIKMREAPKHNVNKNTKAECNKLDAADLFETWLTGSALNRVKPSTYESYYYCIYGYVIPHFSLADNREMTSLSIARFVNKVANNASISETYRKKILSIFKLALREICKSIPESASLIEAVTLPKVIAPKEISIFSIKEQRLIEHTVESSKNKKALGILICFYTGIRLGELCALKWRDIDFEAGTVCIRRTVSRIRNFDEGNCKTLLHVGTPKSRSSLRKIPLPTFLISLLNNMHPSLMNDDCYILTGNSEPYDPRIYQRQYKKILTQAGVTDRKFHTIRHTFATRALELGVDIKTLSEILGHSNVSITLNVYAHSLMEHKKAAIDKFNEMHTAHM
- a CDS encoding methyl-accepting chemotaxis protein, producing the protein MKKWFENLQISKKLSTSFLCVVLLSVIIGVVGIVSIYRIDTNDTKLYEEDTLGLNYAGEAAVQFMQVRYSSIRRQNTKDPAAIKELVETINNNIIQIDTSLHNFDLAVKDPLLLALTAEMRGDWDEYKANVTKENEAALQGQTVAFSQSMDDLANELRDDFLSLFDKVSEEAEVTAEGNTVSARIAIVIMVAVIIFSAALALLFSQYISFIISKPIQMLSTVSGMLAVGDVNIDNVIDEKDWLLKHRKDEVGVLALSFNHLIASTKEQVHQTQIVAEGDLTTAITVRGENDLLGHSLAELVRKFHTLASSISATSEQVNIGAEQVSDGAQALSSGTTEQAATIEELTASVTSVARQSELNAVSVQKASEYVKQAGEGVEASNVHMQKLNNAMKEISASSEQISSITKVIEDIAFQTNILALNAAIEAARAGSAGKGFAVVADEVRSLAAKSSEAAKQTSDLIDKSVATVAGGELLAAETSKLLSTVSEKAELVQQSIEDIERASAQQAEAIGEINQGLSQVSSVVQTNAATAEESSAASEELATQAQALQHEVKKFKLHDDNNTHSIFENPELPIKSRSDETHFSLVGAAGLEKY
- a CDS encoding chemotaxis protein CheW, whose protein sequence is MSKQELWQIEYNDENTTDNRYLTFRADNQLFGISIREVVQIVGMQEITQLPDHPSYIKGVISLREDIIPVIDVRVRFGRPQGAYDDRTCIIITKLPEGSYGFIVDEVDEVCDLLPEQIILPPQVKSEISNCRYLKGIAHLSKGLDKREKTILIIVASELLEEHELVELSRVTEN
- a CDS encoding methyl-accepting chemotaxis protein; the encoded protein is MLKRMRLSSKLAVILGGILIIVFSGLIFLTVSLSRSSISSAVYAELEERAQLNAFQIQQIFEAAGSAALDMNSYLEKAYKIAEQKPEQMILPTDPAIVALHQSSIYNRTITPLNFDVEQYITETARNLVKNNDDVTGMGVMFEPYKFQDNIKSYAFYLDKNTVQDDIKPFAEYETYSIESYYKEASQSGQIGLTDPYEYAGVKMMSYAVPIIYNSEVQGVIVADIDVDHFDKINASSQRYESMYAIIYDNTGTIIYSSAEAAEAGMTIGKYTPVASELELVRSNMDKGEAFHVETTRENGAKFARFFYPIKAGNEVWWALTAVASADVNKTATQTSLLLIGVCAVVLVLLIIVTITVLQRMLRPMQTVVKAAESISQGSLDVNIQYSSHDEIGILSNTFCSMAGNLKTIINDIGYLLGEMAEGNFDIRSGAEENYVGDYRKLLLSIRQLHGKMSDTLHKISQSADMVDAGASQVSDGAQALSQGTTEQAASSEELAAAINDISKQVTDTAANAKDAIQKAEITGAQVEHSNQQMQDLLVAMSDITASSHEISKIIKTIEDIAFQTNILALNAAVEAARAGSAGKGFAVVADEVRNLAAKSAEASKNTSMLIERSLHSVQSGARFAEETAESLQLVIKGAEETIASMAGISAAAVEQAAAISQVTQGVDQISSVVQTNSATAEESAAASEELSSQAAVLKELVSQFKYRIDLNQDSQNTAAYALEWKEDHSK
- the nifH gene encoding nitrogenase iron protein, whose translation is MSKEMRQIAIYGKGGIGKSTTTQNLTAGLAESGKKIMVVGCDPKADSTRLLLGTLAQRTVLDTLRETGDDVELDSILRTGFGGIKCVESGGPEPGVGCAGRGIITSIGLLEQLGAYTEDLDYVFYDVLGDVVCGGFAMPIREGKAKEIYIVASGEMMALYAANNIAKGVAKFAQKGGVRIGGIICNSRNVDREIDLLRAFSAELGTQLIYFVPRDNVVQRAEINRKTVIEYEPDSQQAEEYHQLAKAINENTHFTIPKPMTQERLEEILLEYGLMEALKDDYRI
- a CDS encoding ABC transporter ATP-binding protein, whose translation is MSLPTAKKLHFLIATFLHFITAADSKYAQIEDKELAVELVKSYAYPAAADRVESATRVYDNVLYFAQLLRLIAGLDKPEIGTLTLNGEQILEPDPQRGYVFQNGGLFQWLTVEKNIATGRKARHVYKENKDRVAHYIDLIGLTGFEKSFPHQISGGMAQRVAIARALINNPTVLLLDEPIGALDSFTRADIQDKLLELRKENETTMILVTHDVDEAIYLSDRIVVMTPRPGKISEIMEIHLPHPRHRGGTEFLSIRRDILEKLHLASALPQPEYTI
- the istA gene encoding IS21 family transposase gives rise to the protein MEGDNWMDIRNDRQKGMSYTEIARKYHIDPRTAKKYAQSDTKPVYSLSDPKPSKLDPYKEQIMIWLEEAPYSALRIWEKVKEHGFDGSYSVVKHFVRGKKEQLDEKVTVRFETMPGLQGQVDWAFFEDHVVPQDGKMKKLYCFLMVLGYSRMRYIEFVTDMSTNTLIRCHQNAFRYFQGYPEEILYDNMKQVVIKRLLKQEDSTLNRQFEDFAGFYGFKPVLCRPYRGQTKGKVERTVAFVRDNFMVGIKYNSLDGLNGQAVAWCNKANGNVHATTGEVPFERRKSEGLNPLSREYIIDKINLRRVQKDCLISYAGNQYSVPAEYVGRDVAVIALDNMLAAY